In Paenibacillus xylanilyticus, the genomic window TGATTGAAGAAGGATTAAGGAGGAACCTGTGTGAACGTGAATATCCAGTTCAAAAAGGGAGTACTGGAGCTATGCGTCCTGGTGCTGATTAACCGCCAGGATCGGTATGGCTACGAACTGGCTCAGGCGGTTTCCAAACATATTGAAGTTGCCGAGGGTGCACTGTACCCCTTACTTCGCAGACTTGTTCAAGACGGGTACTGCACCACCTATTTGCAGGAATCAAGCGAGGGTCCGCCCCGTAAATATTACAAGCTGTCGGACACAGGTCGTGACTACATGCAGGCACTGACTACGGAATGGAATGAATTTGTGCGCAACGTCGCAAATCTGATTGAGGAAGGAACCGATCATGAATAGACAACAATTTATGCAGGCCATGGAAA contains:
- a CDS encoding PadR family transcriptional regulator — encoded protein: MNVNIQFKKGVLELCVLVLINRQDRYGYELAQAVSKHIEVAEGALYPLLRRLVQDGYCTTYLQESSEGPPRKYYKLSDTGRDYMQALTTEWNEFVRNVANLIEEGTDHE